The following coding sequences lie in one uncultured Desulfovibrio sp. genomic window:
- the tatC gene encoding twin-arginine translocase subunit TatC, with the protein MSADKPLSPEVAASPSAPETAGEHSDLNKTNETAAEPPIQGAAPADTPVDEAEASAAPTPEAPAPSGAVTAPEHVAEPLGEPTAATAPETAPEATPETQADGQPPLPPVPPAGAVQSPAAEPENLPIQSENTPPATPEDKVEEEEADDRPMGLMDHLSELRGRLVRCCLAVMVGFIACWAVVDPIFDALVAPLLSVLPDGSHAIYTTLPEGFFTRMHIAFVAGVFVSSPAIFYQVWAFIAPGLYEEEKRSIIPVAVMSAFFFVSGGAFCYFVVFPNAFAFFMSYATDSIVAMPKISDYLSFVLKLILAFGLVFEMPLFAFFLARMGIITAELMRRVRRYAILGIFIVAAILSPPDVVSQLLMAAPMLVLYEVSIFVAAGFGKKTAKEEDESEEKPEGEDGEAADAKAKPGKDENTSEKP; encoded by the coding sequence ATGAGTGCGGATAAACCCTTGAGCCCCGAGGTGGCCGCATCCCCGTCTGCCCCTGAGACCGCAGGGGAACATTCCGACCTCAACAAGACAAATGAAACCGCAGCGGAGCCGCCCATCCAGGGGGCGGCCCCTGCGGATACACCTGTAGACGAGGCAGAAGCGTCTGCCGCTCCTACACCCGAAGCCCCTGCTCCATCAGGCGCAGTAACTGCACCCGAACATGTGGCGGAACCTTTGGGAGAACCCACCGCAGCAACTGCGCCCGAAACTGCGCCGGAAGCAACGCCGGAAACACAGGCTGACGGGCAGCCTCCTCTCCCCCCGGTTCCCCCGGCTGGAGCGGTGCAAAGCCCTGCGGCAGAACCTGAAAATCTGCCCATCCAGAGCGAAAACACGCCTCCTGCCACGCCGGAAGACAAGGTGGAGGAAGAAGAGGCCGACGACAGGCCCATGGGCCTCATGGATCACCTCTCGGAGCTGCGTGGTCGTCTTGTGCGCTGCTGCCTCGCCGTCATGGTGGGCTTTATAGCCTGTTGGGCCGTGGTCGATCCCATTTTTGACGCCCTTGTGGCCCCCCTGCTGAGCGTCCTGCCTGATGGCTCGCACGCCATCTACACTACCCTGCCCGAAGGCTTTTTCACCCGCATGCACATTGCCTTTGTGGCTGGCGTGTTTGTGAGCAGCCCTGCGATTTTTTATCAGGTATGGGCCTTCATCGCTCCCGGCCTGTATGAAGAGGAAAAACGGAGCATCATACCCGTTGCCGTCATGTCGGCCTTCTTCTTCGTCAGCGGCGGAGCCTTCTGCTACTTTGTGGTCTTTCCCAACGCCTTTGCCTTTTTCATGAGCTACGCCACAGACTCCATTGTGGCCATGCCCAAGATCAGCGACTATCTGAGTTTTGTACTCAAGCTCATACTTGCCTTTGGCCTGGTGTTTGAAATGCCGCTGTTTGCCTTCTTTCTGGCGCGTATGGGCATTATCACGGCGGAGCTCATGCGCCGCGTGCGGCGCTACGCCATCTTGGGCATCTTTATTGTGGCGGCCATTCTTTCGCCGCCCGATGTGGTTTCGCAGTTGCTCATGGCCGCGCCCATGCTTGTTCTTTATGAAGTGAGCATCTTTGTGGCGGCTGGCTTTGGCAAAAAAACTGCGAAGGAAGAAGACGAGTCTGAAGAAAAGCCCGAAGGCGAAGACGGCGAAGCGGCCGATGCCAAGGCAAAACCGGGCAAGGATGAAAATACCTCGGAGAAGCCATGA
- the ffh gene encoding signal recognition particle protein — MFESLSDRLSGVFRTFSGRGQLTEENVQAGLREVRLALLEADVNFKVVKDFVESVREKCLGQDVLKGVSPAQQVIKIVNDELVQLLGGETAGLNLQGREPAVIMLVGLQGSGKTTSAGKIANILRKQKLRPYLVPADVYRPAAIEQLTVLSKQLDMPCYPSTVDMNPVDIAKAALEKAREEQATVLLIDTAGRLHVDEPLMQELAAIKQAVQPQEILFVADAMTGQDAVTVAESFNERLGITGVVLTKMDGDARGGAALSIRSVTGAPVKFVGMGEKLSEMEVFHPDRIAGRILGMGDVLTLVEKAQSAINAEEAEELALKMKKASFDLEDFRTQMRRIKKLGSLDSILKMIPGMGGLRDKLAEASGAMPEKEMARTEAIISSMTMAERRNPDILNGSRRARIAKGAGVTVAQVNQLVRQFEQMRQMMKGMMGGKGAKMPAMPRMRGMPPGMNLPKGLGGMPNLGGMGGMPGMPGMGGMPGMPGMEGMPGARAGATKAAPKKRKKKERPKRKKK; from the coding sequence ATGTTCGAGAGCCTTTCCGACAGACTTTCAGGCGTATTCCGCACATTCAGCGGGCGCGGGCAGCTCACCGAAGAAAATGTGCAGGCTGGCCTGCGCGAGGTGCGCCTTGCCCTGCTTGAGGCGGACGTCAACTTCAAGGTCGTTAAAGACTTTGTGGAAAGCGTGCGCGAAAAGTGCCTGGGGCAAGATGTGCTCAAGGGCGTGAGCCCTGCCCAGCAAGTCATCAAGATTGTTAACGATGAACTTGTGCAGCTGCTTGGCGGCGAAACCGCCGGGCTGAATCTGCAAGGGCGCGAACCTGCGGTCATCATGCTTGTGGGCTTGCAGGGCTCTGGTAAAACCACCTCTGCGGGCAAGATCGCCAATATCCTGCGCAAGCAGAAGCTGCGTCCCTATCTGGTGCCAGCCGACGTCTACCGTCCGGCGGCTATTGAACAGCTGACCGTGCTGTCCAAGCAGCTCGACATGCCTTGCTATCCCTCCACGGTGGACATGAACCCCGTGGACATTGCCAAGGCCGCGCTTGAAAAAGCCCGCGAAGAGCAGGCCACCGTGCTGCTGATCGACACCGCGGGCCGTTTGCATGTGGACGAACCGCTCATGCAGGAGCTGGCCGCCATCAAGCAGGCCGTGCAGCCGCAGGAAATCCTGTTTGTTGCCGATGCCATGACCGGTCAGGACGCCGTGACCGTGGCCGAAAGCTTTAACGAGCGCCTCGGCATTACCGGTGTGGTGCTCACCAAGATGGACGGCGATGCGCGCGGTGGCGCTGCACTCTCCATCCGCTCGGTTACGGGCGCGCCCGTCAAGTTTGTGGGCATGGGCGAAAAACTGTCGGAGATGGAAGTCTTCCACCCCGACCGTATCGCTGGCCGCATCCTCGGCATGGGCGACGTGCTCACCCTGGTTGAAAAGGCGCAGAGCGCCATCAACGCAGAAGAAGCCGAAGAACTGGCCCTCAAAATGAAGAAGGCCAGCTTTGATCTTGAAGATTTCCGCACTCAGATGCGCCGTATCAAAAAGCTCGGCTCGCTCGACAGCATCCTTAAAATGATCCCCGGCATGGGCGGCCTGCGCGACAAGCTGGCCGAGGCCAGCGGGGCCATGCCTGAAAAGGAAATGGCGCGCACAGAGGCTATCATCAGTTCCATGACCATGGCTGAACGCCGCAATCCCGACATCCTCAACGGCAGCCGCAGGGCGCGCATAGCAAAGGGCGCAGGTGTTACTGTTGCCCAGGTTAACCAGCTTGTGCGCCAGTTTGAGCAGATGCGCCAGATGATGAAGGGCATGATGGGCGGCAAGGGTGCCAAAATGCCCGCAATGCCGCGCATGCGTGGTATGCCCCCCGGTATGAACCTGCCCAAGGGACTTGGCGGTATGCCCAATCTTGGCGGCATGGGCGGAATGCCCGGCATGCCGGGGATGGGTGGAATGCCTGGAATGCCCGGCATGGAAGGTATGCCCGGCGCTCGCGCTGGCGCAACCAAGGCTGCGCCCAAAAAGCGCAAGAAAAAAGAGCGCCCCAAGCGCAAGAAGAAGTAA
- the rpsP gene encoding 30S ribosomal protein S16: MAVKLKLTRLGSKKHPFYRVVAANDETRRDGRPLEFLGYYNPMVNPAEVKLDAGKIKEWLGRGAEPTNTVRALIKEHLG; this comes from the coding sequence ATGGCAGTAAAGTTGAAATTGACCCGCCTCGGCAGCAAGAAGCACCCCTTCTACCGTGTGGTGGCCGCGAATGACGAAACCCGTCGTGATGGCCGTCCGCTGGAATTTCTGGGTTACTACAATCCCATGGTCAATCCGGCTGAAGTGAAGCTTGACGCTGGCAAGATCAAGGAATGGCTGGGTCGTGGCGCTGAGCCCACCAACACGGTGCGCGCTCTTATCAAAGAGCACCTGGGCTAG
- the guaA gene encoding glutamine-hydrolyzing GMP synthase, translating to MPSKVIIIDYGSQVTQLIARRVREAGVYSEIHSCITTAAQVAAMKPSAIILSGGPASVGEADAPVLDPGFLELGVPVLGICYGMQLLAQNLGGQLAQSLTREYGPSDLTLTAPCALWEGIESTSRVWMSHGDKVLAPPPGFTVTGRTPTLDVAAMADETRKIYAVQFHPEVHHSVDGERMLRNFLFKVAGIKPDWTMSSFVERVVAEMAEQVGDSHVVCALSGGIDSTVVAVLLNKAIGKRLHCIFVDNGLLRLGEGDEVVSYLREHFDLNLDFVQAQERFLSKLAGVDDPEKKRKIIGHTFIEIFDEESKKLPQVDFLAQGTLYPDVIESISHKGPSAVIKSHHNVGGLPDTMKLKLIEPLRELFKDEVRKVAAELGMPDSIVWRHPFPGPGLAIRVLGEITEERLQILRMADKIVQQELRESGWYRKVWQGFAVLLPLKTVGVMGDGRTYEHVIALRVVDSVDAMTADWARLPAELIERMSSRIINEVKGVNRVVYDVSSKPPSTIEWE from the coding sequence ATGCCCAGCAAAGTCATAATTATTGACTACGGCTCACAGGTTACCCAGCTCATCGCGCGCCGCGTGCGCGAAGCCGGGGTTTACTCCGAAATACATTCATGCATCACCACCGCCGCCCAGGTGGCGGCAATGAAGCCTTCCGCCATCATCCTTTCCGGTGGCCCGGCCAGCGTGGGCGAAGCCGATGCTCCGGTTCTTGACCCCGGTTTTCTTGAGCTTGGCGTGCCGGTGCTCGGCATATGCTACGGCATGCAGCTGCTGGCCCAGAACCTTGGCGGCCAGCTTGCCCAGTCGCTCACGCGCGAATACGGCCCCTCCGACCTTACCCTCACCGCGCCATGCGCGCTGTGGGAAGGCATTGAATCCACCAGCCGCGTGTGGATGAGCCACGGCGACAAGGTGCTTGCGCCGCCGCCAGGCTTTACCGTGACGGGCCGCACGCCTACCCTGGATGTGGCCGCCATGGCTGACGAAACCCGCAAAATCTACGCCGTGCAGTTCCACCCCGAAGTGCACCACAGCGTGGATGGCGAGCGCATGCTGCGCAACTTTCTGTTCAAGGTTGCGGGCATCAAGCCCGACTGGACCATGTCTTCATTTGTGGAGCGCGTGGTTGCCGAAATGGCCGAGCAGGTGGGCGACAGCCACGTGGTCTGCGCCCTTTCGGGCGGCATCGATTCCACCGTGGTGGCCGTGCTGCTCAACAAGGCCATCGGCAAGCGCCTGCACTGCATCTTTGTGGATAACGGCCTGCTGCGCCTTGGCGAAGGTGATGAAGTGGTCAGCTATCTGCGCGAACACTTTGACCTCAACCTCGACTTTGTGCAGGCGCAGGAGCGTTTTCTTTCCAAGCTTGCGGGCGTGGATGATCCCGAAAAGAAGCGCAAGATCATCGGCCACACCTTTATTGAAATTTTCGACGAAGAATCCAAAAAACTGCCCCAGGTGGACTTTCTGGCGCAGGGCACCCTGTACCCTGACGTTATCGAGTCCATCTCGCACAAGGGTCCCAGCGCCGTTATCAAAAGCCACCACAACGTGGGCGGCCTGCCCGACACAATGAAGCTCAAGCTCATCGAGCCCCTGCGCGAACTCTTCAAGGACGAAGTACGCAAGGTTGCCGCAGAGCTTGGCATGCCCGACTCCATCGTGTGGCGGCATCCCTTCCCCGGCCCCGGCCTCGCCATCCGCGTGCTTGGCGAAATCACCGAAGAACGCCTCCAGATTCTGCGCATGGCCGACAAGATCGTGCAGCAGGAACTGCGCGAATCCGGCTGGTACCGCAAGGTATGGCAAGGCTTTGCCGTGCTGCTGCCGCTCAAGACCGTTGGAGTTATGGGCGATGGCCGCACCTACGAGCATGTTATTGCCCTGCGCGTGGTTGACAGCGTGGACGCCATGACCGCAGACTGGGCGCGCCTGCCTGCGGAACTGATCGAGCGCATGTCGAGCCGCATCATCAACGAGGTCAAGGGCGTCAACCGCGTGGTGTACGACGTTTCTTCCAAGCCGCCGAGCACAATTGAGTGGGAATAA
- a CDS encoding KH domain-containing protein, with amino-acid sequence MKALIEYIAKSLVDHPEEVQVSEVEGEQTTVLELKVAKEDLGKVIGKQGRTARAMRTILGAASIKCKKRTVLEILE; translated from the coding sequence ATGAAGGCCCTGATAGAATACATTGCCAAATCCCTGGTGGATCATCCCGAAGAAGTGCAAGTCAGCGAAGTAGAAGGCGAGCAGACCACGGTTCTTGAGCTCAAGGTCGCCAAAGAGGACCTGGGCAAGGTTATCGGCAAACAGGGGCGCACGGCCAGGGCCATGCGCACCATTCTGGGCGCCGCTTCCATCAAGTGCAAAAAACGCACAGTGCTGGAAATTCTGGAGTAG
- the rimM gene encoding ribosome maturation factor RimM (Essential for efficient processing of 16S rRNA) produces MTETWIHMGTLARPHGIKGEICIDWHADSPLLLDTPLWLQKGKDAPRRVKIAAVRSHKERPLLLLEGVADRTAAEALRGCKLFVRREDLPEPDDDEVYLEDLLGCDVVLPDGARVGRLDHFEYPAGLEMWVIMTDDDKEVLFPARPEFIAGFDLEIPAVVIDPPEGLLDIYLAESKAASKAESKPEDKAENS; encoded by the coding sequence ATGACGGAAACCTGGATTCATATGGGCACGCTGGCGCGGCCCCACGGCATCAAAGGGGAGATCTGCATCGACTGGCATGCGGACTCCCCCTTGCTTTTGGACACCCCCCTCTGGCTACAGAAGGGCAAGGACGCGCCGCGCCGTGTCAAGATTGCGGCTGTGCGCAGCCACAAGGAGCGGCCTTTGCTCCTGCTTGAGGGCGTGGCCGACCGCACGGCGGCAGAAGCCCTGCGCGGCTGCAAGCTGTTTGTGCGGCGCGAAGACCTGCCGGAGCCTGATGACGACGAAGTCTATCTGGAAGATCTGCTCGGCTGCGACGTGGTGCTGCCTGACGGTGCCCGCGTAGGCAGGCTCGACCATTTTGAGTACCCCGCGGGCCTTGAAATGTGGGTCATCATGACCGACGATGACAAGGAAGTGCTCTTCCCCGCGCGGCCTGAATTTATTGCGGGTTTTGATTTGGAAATTCCCGCTGTGGTCATCGACCCTCCCGAAGGCCTGCTGGATATTTATCTTGCCGAGAGCAAGGCCGCGAGCAAGGCCGAAAGCAAGCCAGAGGACAAGGCTGAAAACAGTTAA
- the mutM gene encoding bifunctional DNA-formamidopyrimidine glycosylase/DNA-(apurinic or apyrimidinic site) lyase: protein MPELPEVETVARTLRPHVEGCVITGATLLRDSSLHPLSLKPEDLQGCVITGVGRRGKLLLLELDAAKAARADLRDATGLRLALHLRMTGRLMTYAAHTAPGPHTRCVFDLTDAQGRERRLFFDDVRAFGLLLAGTPQTMQQWSFWRELGPEPLELTDTAFSARLDGKNSAIKAALLDQKVIAGVGNIYADESLFAAGIDPRRKAASLSAAQRSRLLHSLKDVLELSISQCGSSIRDYRDANGNVGAFQNSFAVYGRNGQACKACGRALEKIKVAGRATVYCPHCQK, encoded by the coding sequence ATGCCGGAATTGCCAGAAGTTGAAACAGTGGCACGCACCTTGCGTCCCCATGTGGAAGGCTGCGTCATCACGGGTGCAACCCTGTTGCGCGATTCAAGCCTGCACCCCCTGAGTCTGAAGCCCGAGGATTTGCAGGGTTGCGTCATTACTGGCGTGGGCAGACGTGGCAAGCTGCTGCTGCTTGAGCTGGACGCCGCAAAAGCCGCCAGGGCTGACCTGCGCGACGCAACCGGCCTGCGCCTAGCCCTGCACCTGCGCATGACGGGCCGCCTCATGACCTATGCCGCCCATACCGCGCCCGGCCCGCATACGCGCTGCGTGTTTGACCTCACGGATGCGCAAGGGCGGGAACGCCGCCTTTTTTTTGATGATGTGCGGGCCTTTGGCCTGCTGCTGGCAGGAACGCCGCAAACCATGCAGCAGTGGAGCTTCTGGCGGGAGCTTGGCCCTGAACCGCTGGAATTGACGGACACCGCCTTTTCCGCCCGGCTCGACGGCAAAAATTCGGCCATCAAGGCAGCGTTGCTGGATCAGAAGGTCATTGCGGGAGTAGGCAATATCTATGCGGACGAAAGCCTGTTTGCCGCAGGCATCGACCCGCGCCGCAAGGCGGCCTCGCTCTCGGCGGCGCAGCGCAGTCGTTTGCTGCACAGTCTCAAGGATGTGCTGGAGCTTTCCATATCGCAGTGCGGCAGCTCCATACGCGATTACCGCGATGCCAACGGCAATGTGGGTGCTTTCCAGAACAGCTTTGCCGTCTATGGCCGCAACGGTCAGGCCTGCAAGGCCTGTGGCCGCGCACTTGAAAAAATCAAGGTGGCTGGCCGCGCCACCGTGTACTGCCCACATTGCCAGAAGTAG
- the tatB gene encoding Sec-independent protein translocase protein TatB, translating into MFGIGSTELLVILVVALIVLGPKSLANVSRTLGKAMGEFRRVSTDFQRTLNAEAEEEEQRKRKQEAARAAKEAAAAAKEARAAEMAAAAAAATEAQPAATAQADNIPASEAVIDATATRPTGDAGQDTATASTATAQPEAPKPTVADVPVVDAPIADASVVEAAHTAETKPEAQPVAQPVAGTAASAEGAAPVAPPAGSPLAEALAKTKAEAEAAEAKLAAAPLGAPQAAATLDNGGKA; encoded by the coding sequence ATGTTCGGGATAGGAAGCACTGAACTTCTGGTCATCCTTGTGGTGGCCCTCATCGTACTTGGCCCCAAAAGCCTTGCCAACGTGTCGCGCACGCTGGGCAAGGCCATGGGCGAGTTCCGCCGCGTTTCCACAGACTTCCAGCGCACGCTGAATGCTGAGGCCGAGGAAGAGGAACAGCGTAAGCGCAAGCAGGAAGCCGCCAGAGCGGCGAAAGAAGCTGCTGCCGCCGCCAAGGAAGCCCGTGCCGCCGAAATGGCCGCCGCTGCCGCTGCGGCAACCGAGGCCCAGCCTGCCGCAACGGCACAGGCTGACAATATTCCTGCCTCAGAGGCGGTTATTGACGCCACGGCTACCCGGCCTACTGGCGATGCGGGACAGGACACAGCCACTGCATCGACAGCAACGGCTCAGCCAGAGGCCCCCAAGCCCACGGTTGCGGACGTTCCTGTTGTTGATGCTCCGATTGCCGATGCTTCGGTTGTCGAGGCGGCCCACACCGCAGAGACCAAGCCCGAGGCCCAGCCTGTCGCCCAGCCTGTTGCGGGCACGGCAGCATCCGCCGAAGGGGCAGCTCCGGTTGCACCGCCTGCTGGCAGCCCTCTGGCTGAAGCCCTTGCCAAAACAAAGGCAGAGGCAGAAGCAGCAGAAGCCAAGCTGGCCGCTGCCCCCTTGGGCGCGCCCCAAGCCGCCGCTACCCTTGACAATGGCGGCAAGGCATGA
- the guaB gene encoding IMP dehydrogenase gives MFTNRGKALTFDDILLVPGFSDITPDAVDISTWLTPEIPLRIPLLSAAMDTVTEAAMAISMARMGGIGIIHKNMPVARQRLEVEKVKKSESGMILDPVTISPNNTVQEALDLMSDFRVSGLPVVENGRLVGILTNRDVRFVQDGAAVRVSEVMTSTNLVTVPMGTSLEESKRHLHEHRIEKLLVVDEEGLLRGLITMKDIDKVQKYPNACKDSNGRLRVGAAIGIGRDCESRSEQLIEAGADVLVLDSAHGHSLNVLNAIRMVKGAFPNCQLVAGNVATYEGAKAILEAGADSVKIGIGPGSICTTRIVAGVGVPQVTAVMDGSRAAREMDRCCIADGGIKFSGDIVKALVVGAHSVMIGSLFAGTEESPGETILYQGRTYKIYRGMGSIDAMKDGSSDRYFQEKSKKLVPEGIVGRVPYRGPVMEAVYQLMGGLRSGMGYVGAHNLNDLFENTTFCEISPAGLRESHVHDVVITKEAPNYRIEN, from the coding sequence ATGTTCACCAATCGCGGTAAGGCGCTGACCTTCGACGACATTTTGCTAGTCCCCGGCTTTTCGGACATCACCCCCGACGCCGTTGACATCTCCACCTGGCTCACCCCCGAAATTCCCCTGCGCATCCCCCTGCTCTCCGCCGCCATGGACACCGTGACTGAAGCGGCCATGGCCATTTCCATGGCCCGCATGGGCGGCATCGGCATCATCCATAAGAACATGCCTGTTGCGCGGCAGCGTCTTGAGGTGGAAAAGGTCAAGAAGAGCGAAAGCGGCATGATCCTTGACCCTGTGACCATTTCGCCCAACAACACCGTGCAGGAAGCCCTGGACCTCATGTCCGACTTCCGCGTGTCGGGCTTGCCCGTGGTTGAGAATGGCCGTCTGGTGGGCATTCTTACCAACCGCGACGTGCGCTTTGTGCAGGACGGCGCGGCAGTGCGCGTTTCTGAAGTGATGACCAGCACCAACCTCGTGACGGTGCCCATGGGCACCTCGCTTGAAGAATCCAAGCGTCACCTGCACGAACACCGCATCGAAAAGCTCCTGGTAGTGGATGAGGAAGGCCTCTTGCGCGGCCTCATCACCATGAAGGACATCGACAAAGTCCAGAAGTACCCCAACGCCTGCAAAGACTCCAACGGTCGTTTGCGCGTGGGCGCCGCCATCGGCATCGGGCGCGACTGCGAATCCCGTTCCGAACAGCTGATCGAGGCTGGCGCGGACGTGCTGGTGCTCGACTCTGCCCACGGCCACTCGCTCAACGTGCTCAACGCCATCCGCATGGTCAAGGGCGCGTTCCCCAACTGCCAGCTCGTGGCGGGCAACGTTGCCACCTACGAAGGTGCCAAGGCCATTCTTGAAGCTGGCGCTGATTCCGTCAAAATCGGCATCGGACCCGGCTCCATCTGCACCACCCGCATTGTGGCTGGCGTGGGCGTGCCGCAGGTTACCGCCGTTATGGACGGCAGCCGTGCCGCGCGCGAGATGGACCGCTGCTGCATCGCCGACGGCGGCATCAAGTTTTCTGGCGATATCGTCAAGGCCCTTGTGGTGGGCGCGCACTCGGTGATGATCGGCTCCCTCTTTGCCGGCACCGAGGAAAGCCCCGGCGAAACCATTCTGTATCAGGGCCGTACCTACAAGATTTATCGCGGCATGGGTTCCATTGACGCCATGAAGGATGGCAGCTCTGACCGCTACTTCCAGGAAAAAAGCAAAAAGCTCGTGCCTGAAGGCATTGTTGGCCGCGTGCCTTACCGCGGCCCGGTCATGGAAGCTGTGTACCAGCTCATGGGCGGCCTGCGCTCCGGCATGGGCTATGTGGGCGCGCACAATCTGAACGATCTTTTTGAAAACACCACCTTCTGTGAAATTTCACCTGCGGGCCTGCGCGAAAGCCATGTCCACGATGTTGTTATCACGAAGGAAGCGCCGAACTACCGCATCGAGAACTAG